ACCACGCTAATCACTGAGGAGTTAGAGAAATATAAACAATGAGTAATatcctttttttgtgtgtgggggggaaattttccccttttctcatTTCTGGAAGAACATTATGAAATATTGTTCTGGCTAGCAACAAATGGGGGAAAAGAGGTGGGAAAGCTAAAGCAGCTTTACGGACAAAACTTTTTTATTCTCAACATCCCATCTAAAACTCCTCTCCATAAATTCGAacccatttccccttgtcctgtccctccaggccttTGGAAATAATTTCTCCCGTATTTCTTTTCGGCTCCTTGAGACACTGGAAGGTGAAATGAGATCACCCCGGATCTTCTCTTCctcaggctgaacaaacccaggCAGAACTTTCAAAACCCAACAGACAGAATGAAAACTTAGGTCTCGTCCTTCCCTTGTCGTCCTGCTAGGTTAGAAACGCTGCAATTATGTCTTAATTGTTTGCTAAGCGATGTGGTGATTGAGGGGCCTGGGGTGTCACCAGGAATCCTCAGAGCAAGAACAATTACTCAGAACCTCGGGGAAGTTAATGACGGGCAAATTGCTAAACAAACATTCCTCAACATCGCGTTAAGTACCCCAATTAAACTACCATTCCACATTTCAAACGCGGGGAGCAGGGCAGATCCTGTGATAAGGAAACCTCAGCACGCTGGGGAGTTCTGCTCCcggaggaaaaaataaatgacaAATAAAAACCAGAGAGGCTTTTGTGCAACACCAACAGCGGTTTAATGTCAGAGAGAAGAGCAACAACCGAGGGCAGGGAGCACAAGCAatcccaggggcagcaggggatgCAGAATTCCTGTTCTGGGAGCAGGGACCAGCTCAGGAGCAGGATAAGCCAGGGATGGAGGAGTccaggcacagagaggggatggagggCTCAGGGTGTCCCGAAGGGACGGAGGGATCAGGGAATCCCGAGGGGATGGAGGGCTCAGGGCAGAGAGAAGGGATGGAGAGCTAAgggcacacccagagctgcttggCACActcagctgccactgccagcGCCTCCTGCCCGGTGTCCCCATGGCCCGGCCCGGgctccagggctggcactgcctctggaggctggcactgccacggGGACTTTAGaaaaccccacagctcccacGGCGGGAcctgctccatctctgggagccaggcagggaatAGCCCAGGCCCCGTGAGGAGAAGCCGGAGCTGTAGGACCTCCCGCAATTGCCAAAGGAGCCCCCATAGCCCCCGAGGGTGCCCCCATAGCCCCCAAGGGAGCCTCCATAGCCCCCAAAGGAGCCCCCATAGCCCCCAAAGGAGCCCCCATAGCCGGTGCCACCTCCATAACCCAGGGAACGGCCGTAGCCAAGAGACCCCCCATAGCCCTGGGAGCCCCCATAGCCCCCACAGCTTCCCAGGCCAAAGGAGCCCCCATAGCCCCGGGAGCCCCCATAGCCTGAGAAACCCCCATAGCCCTGGGAGCTCCCATAGCCCTGGGAGCTCCCATAGCCCCCATAGCCAAGGGAGCTCCCATAACCTCCAGACCCAAAGGAGCCCCCATAGCCCCGGGAGCTCCCATAACCTCCAGACCCAAAGGAGCTGCCGTAGCCCAGGGAGCTCCCATAACCTCCAGACCCAAAGGAGCCCCCATAGCCAGAGGAGCCCCCCAAGGCCAGGGGACCCCCATAACCCCCAGAACCTCCCAGCCCAAAGGAGCCCCCGTAGCCCTGGGAGCTGCGGGAACTGAAGGAACGCCCCGGCAAGGCTGGGCCCGACGATCCCACAACGCTCTCCtgggggaaggtgctgagcACGGGGCCCGGGATGGTCACCACCACCGGCGGGGGCAGGATCAGAGCTCTGGAGTCAGGGCACTGCTGCACACATGGCTCGTTGGAGCTCTCGGCgatgggctgggggcagctgacGCCGCAGGACTCGTTGGAGTAGGACATCCTTCTGTGCTGGGAGGCTGCAATGCACAACAGAAAGGACTTCGAAACTAAACTGGCTGAGAAGAATCAGAATTAAACTCTGTGTGTGAACTATCAGAGGGAAACAGGTAAATTCAAAGAAATCTCATTATTGTATTAGTCTTCGTCTCACCATGATCATCCTTGCAAGAGAAATTCTGTCCTGGATAAATTAAACAAACTTATAGCAACCTGTGGCAAAGATTCAGTCAAAGGTGTAAGACCAGCAAGAAAGAAGccaagaggaagaggaaaagaggcTCATAGGCTTTATGTAGTAATTCAGATTTTATGGGGATCAGTGCCGCCGCTTACCTTGTTGGCTGCAGGTTTGGGAACAGGAGCAGTGGATGAAAGGCTCTGGGTGATGTGAGCTTTTATATCCTCCTCAAAGCCACCCCCTGAGCCTCCCGTCCTCGTTTATTACAAAACCAAGGCCACAGTGGGCGCTTCCATTCTGTCACCTCAGCAATGTCCCTCCCAAACTCACGTGGCTGTGACACAACCGCTGATGGCAATCAGCTCCCTCTGAGGGCAATccgaggggatttggggaactTGGGGCTGAGGGGTGGTCGTGGAGTCATTGATTAAAGCAGTCCTGCTTGAGTCCAATTTTAATGTCCTGTTAAATTGGGACGTTTTAATGGCCACGTTAACCATGGTATGGAGCTGTTTGTTGGTGCCACCTTCACCAGGTGAAGGTAGTCCAAGTGGACCTAAAATTGTGGTTCTGAGAGGACATGAATTCTCCTTGTAGACGAGTAGGGATTTACAAAAATTGTCCCCAAAGAGATTGAAATTAGTACAGCCAGAAGAGGCCTTGGCTTTAAGCTAATTCCAAATATTTCATGATTTCATTTGAAATCTCAACTTCCAGAAGTTCAAtttgaaatacattaaaaatcttaattttctttcctcccaACCCTGAAATACTGAccactacagaaaaaaaaaaaaaatagagtagtaataaaataacaatatattgcagtaataaaataaaaaatatatattttattatgatGAGTCTGGGACATCCTGcagttatttcttttctttcctcttgcaattgttttctaattttatgACATTGCAAAAGAGAGACAATAAATTACCTCTAAATTGTAAAATAGCTCTCTTTGTGAAGTGTCATCAGGATTTGCTGATAATAATGAGAGGTACTGGAGGATAATGACTTTAAGCTGCCTCACAAATACTCGTTAATAGTCAGTGCTTGCAATTTCTGTTATTATCCTATTAAATGGAGGCTGGGAGTTATGAGGATTTGTTTGAGTTAGCAGCTCCCTTGTTATGAAACAtcatcatttaaaaatatcaatCAATGTCACTCCTCTTGATTCCTTAATCAGCATTTGATTAATAATTTCAGTGCTGGCAATGATTTAATTTTCATTCCTGAGCtcaaattctttattttattaccTGTTAACATGTTTGGGATGACTATGACAAGTACATCATCTGCCATGTCAAGTGCAGCTTCCTCTTAATTTATGAGGCAGCATTTCGCTGAAATATCTTAAATTTTAGGGGAGAAATTAAAGCCTGATTGCAAATTATCCAAATTTTCAGGCTTAACTATCAATATTTTGTGCAAAAGGGGTCTCAAAGTGATGTTCTAAAATCTCAACTCTTGAAGTCTCACCTGTAAATATTTTGTCCATGAAATTGTGCCTCGTGACACAGAGCCCTCAGCTCACACGTCTCTGACCTGATGCTCCTGCCCCACTTTTGGGCGCTGACATTTCCGTGTTCCTGTCTAACACACCAAATATGAATTTCCTGTGGGTGTTTACAAAGCCCCTCATGGTCCTGGAAGGATCTGGAACATTCCTCAAGTGTCACTGCCTCCATGACATTCCAAAGCCAGAAGGGAATGGAGCAATGGAACCCAGCTTGGAATTGTGGAGTGATTAATGGCATTTGAGCTGCAAACACGGATAAAACCCCCTCACGTTTCTAAAGCATTTGGAGATAATTGatattttcttcacttttgagacccttctccctctttttgtGCAGCTCCCATGGATTTTCACGGGATTCACTTGAATTTTAAAAGACGAAGTTAATTAATCTGAACTCATCGAACCCAAAGCCGGCTCTCGTGATGGGGATTATTACCTCATCATTCACCAGCTCGATGCCCTCAAGTCTGTCCTGACATGGCCTCACGCCCGTTTTTTGCGCGTGGGGAGTGGCAGTGCAAAGCCAGCAGAATTAAATCCCTCCATGTGAGGGTTGTTCTGTGTGGGACTGAAGGCACGGAGGGCGTTTTGGCCTTGTAAGCACTTTGGGAAATGTATAAAAGCTGCCACCACTCTGAGCCTCTCCATCCACTTCTCCTGAGTAATTCGCCTTGGTGAACAGGGTAAGTTGGATTTGAGCTCCTCTATCCTTCTCTatccttctttttcctcatcCAATTCTTTGATGTTATGGATTGGTAGATTTAAAAATTGTGGGTCTGAGAAGGCTGTCGTAGaataaaatgtgaattttcaCCATGCCACTTGGAATAACCATTTCCAGGCATTTTAGGTACAATGCGTGgctgtaaaatttaaaaatatctgagtGATCATTCTCACTTTGTGGGAATATAAGGGTAAATGTTCTGGTTTGGAAGCTGAAGGCTACTTGGGAAAGGACATGAAATTACAGAAGTTGCTGCTTTGTATCTGACACTTCTTAATTTCCTATAGATAAACTGCTAGACTTAGTTGGatttaataaatttataaagAGATAAAACCAGATTTGTCACAGTGTAAGAAGTACCACCAGAGATGACACCAGATGTTTTCATTTGTGTGTGACATCTCAGGGACCTTGACAGCAACCAGAATTTGATTTCTGTGGTCAGATAAGGGTCAGATTTGGAAAGCAACAAACTCCGGGCTCCCACATTTTCCATGGCAAAGCACAGACAGAATCAGGTGGAAATTCCTGGATCTGAAACCTTTTTCCTGCTGTGCATTGCAGCCTCCCAGCACAGAAGGATGTCCTACTCCAACGAGTCCTGCGGCatcagctgcccccagcccatcGCCGAGAGCTCCAACGAGCCATGTGTGCAGCAGTGCCCTGACTCCAGAGCTCTGATCCTGCCCCCGCCGGTGGTGGTGACCATCCCGGGCCCCGTgctcagcaccttcccccaGGAGAGCGTTGTGGGATCGTCGGGCCCAGCCTTGCCGGGGCGTTCCTTCAGTTCCCGCAGCTCCCAGGGCTACGGGGGCTCCTTTGGGCTGGGAGGATCTGGGGGTTCTGGGTCCCCCCTGGCCTTGGGGGGCTCCTCTGGCTATGGGGGTTCCTTTGGGTCTGGAGGTTATGGGGGTTCCCTGGGCTACGGCAGCTCCTTTGGGTCTGGAGGTTATGGGAGCTCCCTTGGCTATGGGAGCTCCTTTGGGTCTGGAGGTTATGGGAGCTCCCTTGGCTATGGGAGCTCCTTTGGGTCTGGAGGTTATGGGAGCTCCCTGGGCTATGGGGGCTATGGGAGCTCCCGGGGCTATGGGGGTTTCTCAGGCTATGGGGGCTCCCTTGGATATGGGGGCTCCCGGGGCTATGGGGGCTCCTTTGGCCTGGGAAGCTGTGGGGGCTATGGGGGCTCCCAGGGCTATGGGGGCTCCCTTGACTACGGCCGTTCCCTGGGTTATGGAGGTGACACTGGCTATGGGGGCTCCTTTGGGGGCTATGAGGGCTCCTTTGGGGGCTATGGAGGCTCCCTTGGGGGCTATGGGGGCACCCTCGGAGGCTATGGGGGCTCCTTTGGCAATTGCGGGAGGTCCTACAGCTCTGGCTTCTCCTCACGGGGCCTGGGCTattccctgcctggctcccagagatggagcaggTCCCGCCgtgggagctgtggggttttCTAAAGTCCccgtggcagtgccagcctccagaggcagtgccagccctggagcccagcccaggccataGGGACACCGGGCAGGAGGCgctggcagtggcagctgagTGTGCCCAGAAACCCTGGGTGTGCCCTGAGCCCTCCATCTCCTCTTTTTGCCCTGAGCCCTTCATTACCTCGGTATTCCTGGAACCCTCCATCCCCTCGGGATTCCCTGAGccctccatcccctctctgtgcccagACCCTTCCATCCCTGGCTTATCCTGGTCCTGACCAGGTCCtggctcccagagcccaagttctgcatcccctgctgcccctgagACCTTCTGGATTCCCTGCCCTCGGCTGTTGCTCTTCTCTCTGACATTAAATCCCTGTTGGTGTTGCACAAAAGCCTCTCTGGTTTTCATTTGTACTTGTTTTCCTCTGGGGGGCATTCCCTCTTATGCTGGGAGGAGATGCCTGGGGTTTCTCACTTGACCAAGGCACTTGGGTCTTTGTCATTTGGGAAAAGGaggcaaagaaacagaaattggATGCAGGAAAACTTTATTGAGCCAAGAAGGCCAGGagtggcagggagagggagggtgggcaggccgGAGGCAGGCCTGGTGTCACACGCTGCAGGCCAGGGCAGCTTGTGCAGAGCTCAATTTCTCCATGCTGGGctgaggcagtgccagggccttTGGGGCTGTGGCTGGTGGCTCTAGCAGGGCCCGCAGGTGTCCCAGAGCTTCTTGCTGTAGCGGGGCAGGGCGCAAGGGCTGCAGGCGGGAGCAGCGTAGGCTCTGCCAAAGGTGCAGAGGCCCCCCGAGGCCTGGGTGGCACCGGCGCCATAGAGGccgcccagccccagggagccgcCAAAGGCCGGTGCTCCGGAGGAGCCCACCACGgcctgctgggggaaggagctgaggatggggcCGGGGAAGGTGACCACCACGGGCGGGGGCTGGATGAAGGCAGACGAGTCGGGGCACTGGCGGGCGCACAGCTCGTTGCAGCTCTCAGCGatgggctggggcacagccacgCTGgtcctgggcactgggcacagctcagcgcTGCTCCTGGGTGGGCACAGGTCGTAGCAGGACATCTTGGCGTGAGAAAGATGAGGCTGAAAGGGAATTCAGAAATACAGGCATTAGAACAGACATGGGGATCTTCCAGTTCAGTAGTGGACTGGTCCTAGACTTTACAAAAACCCTGAGTGACCAAAGTCACACAGCCTTGCCCATTCTGCCCAGCGCtggccctgtgccctgcagccccctcagaGCCCTGATCCCCACACCCCCAGACCTCACAATCCCTTCCCAAGTCTCTGGTTCCAGCTTGGAGCTGTCTGTCCTGTCCAAGGGTCATAGCATGACATCCTCCAGGGCTCAGGATTGGTTTGCAACAAATTGAGACATAAAAACTATAAAAACTCAGAAGCTGATGAGAGAAATTCTCAACATGAGTGAAATCACGGCATTGTGGTTTATGTTCAGCCTTGATCGTCATGGTCAACACCCACTGAGCaccttaataaaaaaattctagtGTAAAACCATCCCCAGAATGACCAGACCTCACAGACTGATCTTTGCTCTGGCCCCACATCGTTTTTTCATTCAGCTTTTGGAAATGTCTACCCTGAAGAACAATATAAGAACCCCAGTCCCATCTTCCATGAATTTCCCTGAAGTTGAAAAGCTGGGAAGATCTGGGGACTCCCAAAGACTTTGGgactcccaaatcccccatttcccacTGGTTTCATTAAGAGTAATTCCAGACAGAAACAATGTAAAACTTTTCTAAATCTCAGCATTCCTAAAGGAATCTTCTGCAACTGCTCTGGTACAGGGTCTgattaaataaatagaaagaaattaaaaattcataCTCACTAAGCTCCTCAAGGCGAATGAGCTGAGAGAAGTGTCTGGATGGACCCAGGCACTGGAGCTTATATAGAGGATCCAAACATTCCTGAGGGCTTGGAATCTTGCTTGGACTGGGGGTTCTGCCTGAAATAAATTGTTTACCAGCTTTGAGTCACAAAAGTTTGGAGTTTGTGGCAGTTCTGATTTCATTCTCATTCTCCTATCGTGTGATGTCGGAGTTTCACCACCTTGATTTCTTTAATCTTGGGTCTTAATTGGTGCTGGCAACTCCTGGCATCATTAGAGTGACCTCACTGGAATTACCATGTTCATTAAGCTGACTCCACATGTTGCTTCTTCCTTTACAACCTTGTCATGAGCTCGTCTGCTCCAAGATTTTGTAAGACTCATCTCTGGCTGACATGGACATTTTTCCTTAACAGCCCTTTAAAATTATCTGATAAATTAATTAGAAGCAGAAACCAGCTGATTCCAGAACTACCCAGGAATAAATGTGCTTTCCAGCCCTAATTAAAGAGACCTTGTTGGTCAGAGATGGGTTTGAGGGGTCATGAATATCTGCTGAGATCATCCAGGACACTCAGCAATTCCCCAATAGTTTTCCATTGAGAGGAAGGTTTGGAATCAATCCCACATAAAAATCATTTTAACTAAGAAGGTTTTAGTGGTAAATAAAATTCAGGTGCTGGATGTTCCCATATCAAGTCTTGTGATTCCAAATTTGAGGAAAAATCAAAGAGGTAGATGGAGGTTGTTCTTTAATGTCGTGGGTGCAATCTCTTATCAAGAGTGTTCTGGCCCTTCTTGAGAAAAATACTTTGTAATGATTTCACAAACATTCATTATCTGCTGTTCAACCCAGCTAATGTTCGGTGTTGTATGACATGAGTGATTTAGACATTTCACTCTTACACAACCCCAGCTGCTTTAATGTGCAGGAAACAAGGTGGTGCCTGCCATTACTTTAATTAAGTCATTATTTGTGCCATTGGAAGTCAAGGGTTAATGATTAgtgcagcttttcttttccttcttaaaaaaaaataatcctgtcCATATCTGTGGTTGAATCTTTTGTGAGTTAAATATTCCGCCTTTGCtgtatttgctttatttcaagctatattttccatttataatattagtttatatttattattatggTATTATACACCTTTCATAtgattattattaattattgttatgttatattattaTACCTTCATTATTATATAcctttttttggtgatttttttcagagcaaaaCTTTTAGGTTTTCACCTGTATCCAGTGCATTTTACAGACCCTACTTGTTATTCCTGAGAAATCCCCTCAGAGATCATATATCTGCTCTTAATTCCTACACTGAAAATTGGTTGTTGTGGTCCAAATATTGGTTtcacacaaatattttcatttcctctgcagGTGAAAAAGGATTTGGGTTTAGGTTTATGTTTCGTTTGTTGCCCCAACAAGTTCCCCTGTATttgctgcaggggaaggaaaaaaattattctccaAGCACAGAAAGGGATTGAGTCGTTCCCACATCTCCCAGCCTGGGGGGATTTACTTGCcttgatttatattttaaactTGCCTTGatttatattttacaaaaatCTGACAGTCAGTGCAAGTTGTGCCTCATCCCTGGCACAAACTCCCTTTAAATCCAATCTCTTTTGATGGGCTGCATCAAAACCCCCGTGGGCAGCAGGCGAGAGGAGattctgccctgctcaggtgagacctcacctgcagagctgccccagcccaggaagGACCTGGAGCTTCTGGAGGGAGCcgagaggaggctccaggatgatccgagtgatggagcagctctgctgggaggaaaggctgagacaaTTGGGATTATTCTGTTTGGAGAAGGGGAAGCTCTGAGGTGACCTCACTGTGGCCTTGCAGGACCTGAAAGAGCTACAAAAAACATGTACAAAAAACTGAATAGCAATCAATTTAATGGAATAGTTATTGATAAAGGAAGCTTCTCAAATATGAATTAGGAATTCTCTTTTCTATGAATGTGTTTGTGAAATTATGCCCTTGTCTCCCAGCTAATGgagacaaacagaaaaacaaatgtataagATGGATGTATTCTCTAAATGTTTTCACTACTTAATGCTATGAGAATCCCTTTCCCAAGagatggagtgacaggacaagggagaatgggACTGACAGGGAGGGGGTTTAGATCCAATTTTGGGGataaattcctccctgtgaacatggggatgccctggcacaggataTTCCATGGCCgtcccatccctggcagcgtccaaggccaggctggacaggacttGCAGCAACCTGGGGtggtggaagctgtccctgcccatggcagggtgtggaatgagatgattttaagatcccttcccacccaaataattccatgattctgtgattaccTCTCTCGACTTTGTATTAAAAACACCACTATTTCAGTGCTCTCTGGGCTACAAAATTTATTTGGAGAGATtcctctgagaaaaaaaaaaccctctaagTGCAGATTTTCTGAGCAACAAGGGCCGTGAGAGCACTTGGGAAGCACTGAGCAGTGATCTCTGCTccctgttttgttgttttgtagCCCTTGCATGTCCCAGGGATGATTAACAGCGCCCAAAGCAGGGAGGAGCGGCCAAGCACCTCAG
The window above is part of the Ammospiza caudacuta isolate bAmmCau1 chromosome 30, bAmmCau1.pri, whole genome shotgun sequence genome. Proteins encoded here:
- the LOC131569477 gene encoding scale keratin-like, which codes for MSYSNESCGVSCPQPIAESSNEPCVQQCPDSRALILPPPVVVTIPGPVLSTFPQESVVGSSGPALPGRSFSSRSSQGYGGSFGLGGSGGYGGPLALGGSSGYGGSFGSGGYGSSLGYGSSFGSGGYGSSRGYGGSFGSGGYGSSLGYGGYGSSQGYGSSQGYGGFSGYGGSRGYGGSFGLGSCGGYGGSQGYGGSLGYGRSLGYGGGTGYGGSFGGYGGSFGGYGGSLGGYGGTLGGYGGSFGNCGRSYSSGFSSRGLGYSLPGSQRWSRSRRGSCGVF
- the LOC131569380 gene encoding peroxisomal membrane protein PEX13-like isoform X1, which gives rise to MSYSNESCGISCPQPIAESSNEPCVQQCPDSRALILPPPVVVTIPGPVLSTFPQESVVGSSGPALPGRSFSSRSSQGYGGSFGLGGSGGSGSPLALGGSSGYGGSFGSGGYGGSLGYGSSFGSGGYGSSLGYGSSFGSGGYGSSLGYGSSFGSGGYGSSLGYGGYGSSRGYGGFSGYGGSLGYGGSRGYGGSFGLGSCGGYGGSQGYGGSLDYGRSLGYGGDTGYGGSFGGYEGSFGGYGGSLGGYGGTLGGYGGSFGNCGRSYSSGFSSRGLGYSLPGSQRWSRSRRGSCGVF
- the LOC131569380 gene encoding scale keratin-like isoform X2 gives rise to the protein MSYSNESCGISCPQPIAESSNEPCVQQCPDSRALILPPPVVVTIPGPVLSTFPQESVVGSSGPALPGRSFSSRSSQGYGGSFGLGGSGGSGSPLALGGSSGYGGSFGSGGYGGSLGYGSSFGSGGYGSSLGYGSSFGSGGYGSSLGYGGYGSSRGYGGFSGYGGSLGYGGSRGYGGSFGLGSCGGYGGSQGYGGSLDYGRSLGYGGDTGYGGSFGGYEGSFGGYGGSLGGYGGTLGGYGGSFGNCGRSYSSGFSSRGLGYSLPGSQRWSRSRRGSCGVF
- the LOC131569381 gene encoding scale keratin-like, which gives rise to MSCYDLCPPRSSAELCPVPRTSVAVPQPIAESCNELCARQCPDSSAFIQPPPVVVTFPGPILSSFPQQAVVGSSGAPAFGGSLGLGGLYGAGATQASGGLCTFGRAYAAPACSPCALPRYSKKLWDTCGPC